Proteins found in one Miscanthus floridulus cultivar M001 chromosome 4, ASM1932011v1, whole genome shotgun sequence genomic segment:
- the LOC136552428 gene encoding tRNA wybutosine-synthesizing protein 2/3/4, whose translation MDFGRRKVAALAALSSPTPDKSPKGGVDAPIAPLLEALNSHPDLFTTSSCSGRVSVLAQPPPPHEGQGDGAPKPKKKARGGGWVYVSHDPADPDAVVEQLFGGSGSGGAGDELVFRFEPMIVAVECRDAAAAAELVAAAIGAGFRESGITSLQKRAMVAIRCSIRMEVPLGQINELVVSPEYVRYLVRIANSKMEANKRRMDGFLDLLQTKGLSYSSGLSNNCNGSGGQSVDYEASVGPEAKIPLDKCAKTNDEHLVTKRRNSGRSCDDDTGSIEAQYFGNQDSAWSEGVKHGFGNAKRLLMQEKLSENKNHLPTTTLEISGEPIEKLFLWGQASCVFTVGEEQQVLTFGGFGGPGRHARRNYSLLLNHKSGLLTEMIFKAFPSPRMGHTVTAVGSSTYLIGGRGAPSEILDDVWVLLSTGNTWSKVECCGDLFQPRHRHASAAVASKIYVFGGLSNEGIYSCMNVLDTKNMQWSVLAASGEWPCARHSHSMVSYGTNLFMFGGHDGQRALKDFYSFDTTTLKWNKENSNGGSPSPRFSHCMFIYKNYLGILGGCPITENNQEVTLLNLKHRVWFCVSVPLLSQSLCVRSSSVVIKDDLVILGGGASCYAFGTKFSQPIVLDLHSVESMFKYDRNKDDTVQSHDAISAVDLPKDEQNGIFDHDTKSEDACSGGLTDSSPLVLQVEKTYAKLAKDILKKFAWLDLSRKVRVSHDNGHVLFPINEAFRVLNAEEHIKMTHDDSCTFGESLVFTEKKLVGENLSLQDALKILSSCNGSFMKDELAISRKPSKSPQTIMKELVSSLLESKGMPPQLLEQLPARWETLGDILILPKTCFKNPLWESVSEELWPLVAKSLGAQRLARQGKIMPNGTRDSTLELLLGDNGWVTNYENGICCSLDATKCMFSSGNHSEKLRMGQLNCRDEVVVDLFAGIGYFVLPFLVKANAKLVYACEWNPHALEALRRNVSDNSVEDRCIILEGDNRVTAPKGVADRVCLGLLPSSECSWATAVETLRVGGGVLHIHRNVNDSDETRWLDNVVESISNIAKNHGLCWNVSVEHVERVKWYGPHIRHLVVDVRCRQI comes from the exons ATGGATTTCGGTCGCCGGAAGGTGGCGGCGCTGGCTGCGCTCTCCTCGCCGACGCCGGACAAGTCCCCGAAGGGCGGCGTCGACGCCCCCATCGCCCCGCTCCTCGAAGCCCTCAACTCCCACCCGGACCTCTTCACCACCTCCTCCTGCTCCGGTCGCGTCTCCGTCCTCGCGCAGCCTCCGCCGCCGCATGAGGGCCAGGGCGATGGCGCCCCCAAGCCGAAGAAGAAGGCGCGGGGCGGCGGGTGGGTATACGTATCGCACGACCCTGCCGATCCGGACGCCGTGGTGGAGCAGCTGTTTGGCGGGAGCGGGTCGGGAGGGGCGGGGGACGAGCTGGTGTTTAGGTTCGAGCCGATGATCGTGGCGGTGGAGTGCAGGGACGCCGCCGCAGCTGCGGAGCTCGTCGCGGCCGCGATTGGTGCGGGGTTCCGGGAATCag GTATCACAAGCTTGCAGAAACGTGCAATGGTAGCAATAAGATGCTCAATTCGCATGGAAGTACCACTGGGGCAGATTAACGAACTTGTTGTTTCTCCGGAGTATGTCCGATACCTTGTTAGAATTGCCAACAGTAAAATGGAGGCAAATAAAAGGCGAATGGATGGATTTCTGGATCTCTTGCAGACTAAG GGTTTGTCATACTCATCGGGGTTGTCAAACAACTGTAATGGAAGTGGTGGTCAGTCTGTTGATTATGAGGCTTCCGTGGGTCCTGAAGCTAAGATACCATTAGATAAATGTGCCAAAACAAATGATGAGCACTTAGTTACAAAAAGGAGAAACAGTGGACGTAGTTGTGATGATGATACAGGTTCAATAGAAGCACAGTATTTTGGAAATCAAGACTCTGCATGGAGCGAGGGTGTCAAGCATGGTTTTGGTAATGCTAAACG ATTATTAATGCAGGAGAAGTTgtcagaaaacaaaaatcatCTCCCTACCACAACATTGGAGATTAGCGGTGAACCAATTGAGAAGCTCTTCTTATGGGGCCAAGCCTCTTGTGTGTTTACtgttggagaagagcagcaggTCCTAACTTTTGGTGGTTTTGGAGGACCAGGAAGACATGCAAGGAGAAACTATTCCCTTCTGCTCAATCACAAATCTGGTTTGTTGACAGAAATGATCTTCAAAGCATTTCCTTCACCACGGATGGGGCATACAGTTACTGCAGTTGGTAGTAGCACTTATCTAATTGGAGGTAGAGGTGCCCCTTCAGAAATTCTTGATGATGTCTGGGTTTTGCTAAGCACTGGGAATACGTGGTCAAAAGTGGAGTGCTGTGGAGATCTGTTCCAACCAAG GCACCGACATGCATCTGCTGCAGTAGCTTCAAAAATTTATGTATTTGGCGGACTCAGTAATGAAGGAATATATTCTTGTATGAATGTATTGGACACAAAAAATATGCAATGGAGTGTACTTGCTGCTTCAGGCGAATGGCCATGTGCTCGACATTCACATTCTATGGTGTCGTATGGTACTAATCTATTCATGTTCGGAGGTCATGATGGCCAACGGGCACTGAAGGACTTCTACAGTTTtgatacaacaacacttaagtgGAACAAGGAAAACTCAAATGGGGGATCTCCGTCACCTAGGTTTTCACACTGCatgttcatctacaaaaattatctTGGGATACTTGGTGGCTGCCCTATTACCGAAAACAACCAAGAAGTTACATTGCTGAACTTAAAGCATCGAGTCTGGTTTTGTGTTTCCGTTCCATTGCTGAGCCAGTCCCTCTGTGTCCGTAGTTCATCGGTTGTAATTAAAGATGATCTTGTTATTTTAGGTGGTGGTGCATCTTGTTATGCATTTGGAACCAAATTCAGTCAACCAATAGTTCTTGATCTGCATTCAGTGGAGTCTATGTTTAAATATGATAGGAACAAAGATGACACAGTTCAAAGTCATGATGCAATATCTGCTGTTGACTTGCCAAAAGATGAGCAAAATGGCATCTTTGATCATGATACAAAATCAGAAGATGCTTGTTCTGGTGGTTTGACAGATTCAAGCCCTTTGGTTCTTCAAGTGGAAAAGACATATGCCAAATTAGCAAAGGACATTCTGAAAAAGTTTGCATGGTTGGATCTTTCTAGAAAAGTTCGAGTCAGCCATGATAATGGCCATGTTCTTTTTCCTATTAATGAAGCTTTCCGTGTCCTAAATGCTGAAGAGCATATCAAGATGACACATGATGATTCATGTACCTTTGGGGAATCATTAGTGTTTACTGAAAAGAAACTTGTAGGAGAGAACCTATCTCTTCAGGATGCATTAAAAATTTTGTCATCTTGCAATGGTTCCTTTATGAAAGATGAACTGGCCATCAGCCGAAAGCCTTCCAAGTCTCCTCAAACCATCATGAAAGAACTTGTATCTTCTCTACTGGAAAGTAAAGGGATGCCCCCTCAGTTGTTGGAGCAGCTTCCAGCTAG GTGGGAGACACTTGGTGATATCCTCATACTTCCGAAGACATGTTTTAAGAATCCGTTGTGGGAATCAGTTAGCGAGGAACTTTGGCCACTAGTTGCCAAGTCACTTGGTGCACAACGTCTTGCACGCCAA GGTAAAATCATGCCAAATGGTACAAGAGATAGTACACTGGAACTTCTTCTGGGTGATAATGGATGGGTTACCAATTATGAAAATGGCATCTGCTGTTCACTTGATGCAACAAAATGCATGTTTTCTTCTGGTAATCATTCAGAGAAACTTCGCATGGGACAGCTAAACTGCAGAGATGAGGTCGTCGTGGATTTGTTTGCTGGAATTGGATACTTTGTTCTTCCGTTTCTTGTGAA GGCTAATGCCAAGCTAGTTTATGCATGTGAATGGAATCCACATGCTCTGGAGGCTCTTCGGCGCAATGTTAGTGACAACAGTGTGGAGGATCGATGTATTATACTTGAAGGAGATAACCGGGTGACTGCACCCAAA GGTGTTGCTGATCGAGTCTGTCTTGGATTGTTACCCTCAAGTGAATGTAGCTGGGCCACTGCTGTTGAAACTTTAAG GGTTGGCGGTGGTGTATTGCATATACACAGGAATGTCAATGACTCTGATGAGACACGCTGGTTGGACAATGTTGTTGAATCCATCAGTAATATCGCCAAAAACCATG GACTATGTTGGAACGTGTCAGTGGAGCATGTTGAACGTGTCAAATGGTATGGACCGCATATTCGCCACCTTGTAGTTGATGTTAGATGCCGGCAAATCTAA
- the LOC136550216 gene encoding calcium-dependent protein kinase 2-like: protein MGQCCSRATAPDSGRGGTNGYGYSNQAKPAQAPPSYNPPQQAAEVRYTPPAMNAPVVPPVAVPPKPTADTILGKQYEDVRSVYSLGKELGRGQFGVTYLCTEIASGRQYACKSISKRKLTRKADREDIRREIQIMQHLSGQPNIVEFRGAYEDKSNVHVVMELCAGGELFDRIIAKGHYTERAAATICRAVVNVVNICHFMGVMHRDLKPENFLLATKEENAMLKATDFGLSVFIEEGKMYRDIVGSAYYVAPEVLRRSYGKEIDVWSAGVILYILLSGVPPFWAETEKGIFDAILHEEIDFESQPWPSISESAKDLVRKMLTRDPKKRLTSAQVLQHPWLREGGDASDKPIDSAVLSRMKQFRAMNKLKKMALKVIASNLNEEEIKGLKQMFMNMDTDNSGTITYEELKAGLAKLGSKLSEAEVKQLMEAADVDGNGSIDYVEFITATMHRHKLERDEHLFKAFQYFDKDNSGFITRDELESALIEHEMGDTSTIKEIISEVDTDNDGRINYEEFCAMMRGGMQQPMRLK from the exons ATGGGGCAGTGTTGCAGCCGAGCTACGGCCCCGGACTCTGGACGGGGAGGCACCAATGGTTATGGCTATTCCAACCAGGCAAAGCCAGCACAAGCACCTCCGAGTTACAACCCTCCTCAGCAGGCGGCCGAGGTGAGGTACACGCCGCCGGCGATGAACGCTCCGGTAGTCCCACCTGTGGCTGTGCCACCGAAGCCCACGGCGGACACGATTCTTGGCAAGCAGTACGAGGATGTGCGCTCTGTCTACTCCCTCGGGAAGGAGCTTGGCCGGGGCCAGTTCGGGGTGACATACCTCTGCACAGAGATTGCCTCTGGTAGGCAGTACGCCTGCAAGTCCATCTCCAAGCGCAAGCTCACCAGGAAGGCAGACAGGGAGGACATTCGAAGGGAGATCCAGATCATGCAGCACCTGTCTGGACAGCCAAACATTGTTGAGTTCCGGGGAGCATACGAGGACAAGAGCAATGTCCATGTGGTGATGGAGCTCTGTGCAGGCGGGGAGCTCTTCGATCGCATCATTGCAAAGGGGCACTACACAGAACGTGCAGCTGCTACAATCTGCAGAGCAGTTGTGAATGTTGTCAACATTTGCCACTTCATGGGTGTGATGCATCGTGACCTGAAACCAGAGAACTTCTTACTTGCGACCAAGGAGGAGAATGCAATGCTCAAGGCCACTGATTTTGGGCTTTCCGTCTTCATTGAAGAAG GAAAGATGTACAGGGACATTGTTGGAAGTGCTTATTATGTTGCTCCTGAAGTCCTTAGGCGGAGCTATGGAAAAGAAATAGATGTTTGGAGTGCTGGTGTTATTTTGTACATTCTTCTCAGTGGCGTGCCTCCATTTTGGGCTG AAACTGAAAAGGGGATATTTGATGCTATTCTGCATGAGGAGATTGACTTTGAAAGTCAACCTTGGCCATCAATTTCTGAGAGTGCTAAAGACTTGGTTAGAAAGATGTTGACACGAGATCCAAAGAAAAGACTGACTTCAGCTCAAGTTCTTC AACATCCATGGCTCAGAGAAGGTGGGGATGCATCTGATAAGCCTATCGACAGTGCTGTTCTTTCTAGAATGAAGCAGTTCAGAGCAATGaataagctgaaaaagatggCCCTAAAG GTTATTGCTTCAAACCTTAACGAGGAAGAGATCAAGGGGCTAAAGCAAATGTTCATGAACATGGACACAGACAATAGTGGCACAATCACATATGAAGAACTCAAAGCAGGATTAGCCAAACTTGGATCAAAGCTGTCAGAAGCTGAAGTAAAGCAGTTGATGGAGGCC GCTGATGTTGATGGGAATGGATCCATTGACTATGTTGAGTTCATCACTGCCACAATGCATAGACACAAGCTTGAAAGAGACGAGCATTTGTTTAAGGCATTCCAGTACTTCGATAAAGATAACAGCGG CTTCATCACAAGAGATGAACTGGAATCTGCTTTGATCGAGCATGAGATGGGCGACACGAGTACAATAAAGGAGATCATATCAGAAGTTGACACGGACAAT GATGGGAGGATTAACTATGAGGAGTTTTGTGCAATGATGAGAGGAGGGATGCAGCAGCCAATGAGGCTCAAGTAG